One Pseudomonadota bacterium genomic region harbors:
- a CDS encoding diguanylate cyclase, translating into MTSIGIWVAVLTLHAAGARYGLTQMTFIQSGAIVAVALSVILLHQLYFRTRMCLVVPLAFKTVGTLNLVAQGICGMVLVWFDRFSYLTLILLTMGVPAAPAFLGLNYGFRGTIAVLGLLMPLLIVVYALIPDNSTTTDPKIFLFFLAAWIVNWTIGAIVNGHNIRKKYLILNLFKEQQDNNRTIQEQNQRLDEKTKALEQANARLRYMSMVDGLTGVANRRHFDETLQDEWGRAVRQQAARQPRKSDTKPEMLSLLLIDIDFFKEFNDHYGHLAGDDCLRQVARTLVSSLKRSSDLAARYGGEEFAVLLPGTPPEGALKVAERIRRRIEMLRIPHEASNVSDVVTVSLGMATRFEIKESAPGELIEMADRALYRAKASGRNCCVSADIDSGASDNTTFA; encoded by the coding sequence TTGACGAGCATTGGCATTTGGGTGGCGGTACTGACTCTACATGCCGCTGGGGCCCGCTATGGTCTGACCCAAATGACCTTTATCCAGTCCGGCGCCATCGTGGCTGTCGCACTGTCTGTCATCCTGCTTCATCAACTGTATTTCCGGACCCGGATGTGTCTGGTGGTTCCGCTTGCTTTCAAAACGGTGGGTACATTGAATCTGGTCGCGCAGGGAATTTGCGGCATGGTTCTGGTGTGGTTCGACCGGTTCAGCTACCTGACATTGATTCTGCTCACGATGGGGGTGCCGGCCGCCCCGGCGTTTTTGGGGCTCAACTATGGTTTTCGCGGAACCATTGCGGTGTTGGGTTTGCTGATGCCGTTACTCATAGTGGTATACGCATTGATTCCCGACAACTCCACGACGACCGATCCGAAGATCTTTTTGTTTTTCCTCGCAGCGTGGATTGTGAACTGGACCATCGGCGCCATCGTCAATGGTCACAACATCCGCAAGAAATATCTGATCCTCAATCTGTTTAAGGAGCAGCAAGACAACAACCGGACGATTCAGGAACAGAATCAACGCCTGGATGAGAAAACCAAGGCGTTGGAGCAGGCGAATGCGCGGTTGCGCTATATGTCCATGGTCGATGGCCTGACCGGCGTTGCAAATCGGCGCCACTTTGATGAAACGTTACAAGACGAATGGGGGCGAGCCGTTCGCCAGCAAGCTGCTCGGCAACCACGTAAATCGGACACAAAGCCGGAAATGCTGTCGCTGTTGCTGATCGACATCGACTTTTTCAAAGAGTTTAACGACCACTATGGCCACCTGGCTGGCGATGACTGTCTGCGGCAGGTTGCCCGCACCCTGGTTTCAAGCTTGAAGCGCTCCAGTGATTTGGCCGCCCGCTACGGTGGGGAAGAATTTGCCGTACTGTTGCCGGGCACGCCACCGGAGGGTGCGCTCAAGGTGGCAGAACGAATCCGTCGAAGGATTGAGATGCTGCGCATTCCCCATGAAGCCTCGAATGTTTCGGATGTCGTGACGGTCAGTCTGGGTATGGCGACGCGATTTGAAATCAAAGAAAGTGCCCCGGGTGAATTGATCGAAATGGCAGATCGGGCCTTGTATCGGGCCAAAGCGAGCGGGCGCAACTGCTGCGTGTCAGCGGATATTGACAGCGGCGCCAGCGACAATACGACTTTTGCTTAA